The Deltaproteobacteria bacterium DNA segment TACGTTTCAACGCGTTGTTGCTTTTGGAGGCTTGCTCCATAGGATCCCACGTGGTGCAGGCATAATAGCTGAGGCCTACTCCGCTCACAAGGCGCAGCGCGTTAAAATGGCGCATTTTCCGGGGGATTGCGCAGAATTATGCGGAGAACCCAGCTCGGTGGTTGAGTGGAGCGTGTCCCGCACCGATCAGGACACCAGCAGCCATCGCTGTGCTGACGAAGGTTTTCGCCGTTGCGATAGCGGATTGTACGTCTTGTCCTTTCGCCAGGGCTGCCGTCATTGCGGCGGAGAAGGTACACCCAGCACCATGAGTACAAACGGTATCGAGTTTCTGGGCTTCATAGGCATGAAGCGCGTGACCATCGAACAAAATGTCACACGCTTCGGTTTCGAGGTGTCCGCCCTTTACAACCACGTACCGTGGTCCGAGCGCCTTAATCCGGCGTGCAGCTTCTTCCATGTCTGTGCGGGTGATAACGTCCATCCCGGCGAGCAATCCAGCTTCATGGAGATTAGGAGTCACAACGAGTGCTAGAGGAAGTAGGGTTTCAGCCACAACTCTTCTCGCCTCTTCGCGAAGCAGTGGATGTCCACCTTTCGCAACCATCACCGGGTCGACAACGAACTTTTCCAGCTTGTATTCTCGCACTTTCTTACTCACGGTCTGTACAAGTGGAATAGAAGACAGCATGCCAGTCTTCGCGGCATGGGTGCCAATATCAGACAAAACGCTATCGAACTGTTGCGCGACGAACTCTGGCGGAAGTTCAATGACGCCTTGGACTCCCAGTGTATTCTGCGCGGTAACGGCAGTGATGACACTCGTGCCGTAGACTCCGAGCGCCATAAAGGTCTTCAGGTCCGCTTGAATTCCCGCACCACCACCGCTGTCAGAACCGGCAATCGTTAGGGCTTTTGCGATGGTCATGGTTGATACTGTTTCGGTGAGGACGAACAAGACAAAGAAGGGAAGATGGGGAGAGGATCAAAGAAAAAATAGCCACGCGCTCTCTGCCGTCCACCTCTCTCGCTTATTCGTTATCTCCTGTCCTCATTATTATGCGTAAATGCCTGAAACTGTCCAATATGCAATTTGTGTCCTGGATAATACCGTCCGGCTTTCAGCTCATCGATTAAATCGCGTACAGTAGTAACGCGACGTTCGAGGACGGTGACCGCAGCTCCGAGCGAATTGGCTGAATGGCTGTCACTCCCGCCGATTCCCTTCCGCCCAAGATGATGTGCCACTGACAGCGCATACAGATTTTCTTGCTCAGAGCAGGCGGCGTTCACAACCTCGATTTCATCTACATACTGCAACACCTCTAGAGCATTAGCTCCTGAATTGGGATCATTGGCATCGATCGCAGGTGTTTTGTGAATGAACTGAAAACGCGGATCAAGTTTATAACGATACGGATGATTGGCGATGAGAAAACCACCAACGTCGTTGATGACACGACGTAGTTCTTTGACCTTATAAATTCCACCGACGTATTGCTTGAGGCCAAACGCACCCACGTGTCCCCATTCGGTAGTGACTTCGATACCACGAAACAGTGTCACTCCACGTTCGCTGGCGTAGTCGTCAATCTTGGGGTCATCCCAGGCGTTATCATGTTCAGTGATACAGAGTCCTTCAAGCCCGACCTTCTGCGCTTGGCCGATCATAGCGAAAGCATCAAGGTTACTATCCGCACTGCCACGGGTGGTATGAGTATGGAAGTCAATGCGCATGCCGCTCACGGTCATTGCTCCTTTTTCAGTCCAAACAAGATGGATTCACATAGCGTGTGCGGACTCTACGAGCAAGGCTGCCAAGAAGAGGTAAGATTTTCAATTCCTGCGGGAGATTGCTTCGCGC contains these protein-coding regions:
- the thiD gene encoding bifunctional hydroxymethylpyrimidine kinase/phosphomethylpyrimidine kinase, which gives rise to MTIAKALTIAGSDSGGGAGIQADLKTFMALGVYGTSVITAVTAQNTLGVQGVIELPPEFVAQQFDSVLSDIGTHAAKTGMLSSIPLVQTVSKKVREYKLEKFVVDPVMVAKGGHPLLREEARRVVAETLLPLALVVTPNLHEAGLLAGMDVITRTDMEEAARRIKALGPRYVVVKGGHLETEACDILFDGHALHAYEAQKLDTVCTHGAGCTFSAAMTAALAKGQDVQSAIATAKTFVSTAMAAGVLIGAGHAPLNHRAGFSA
- a CDS encoding PHP domain-containing protein, giving the protein MTVSGMRIDFHTHTTRGSADSNLDAFAMIGQAQKVGLEGLCITEHDNAWDDPKIDDYASERGVTLFRGIEVTTEWGHVGAFGLKQYVGGIYKVKELRRVINDVGGFLIANHPYRYKLDPRFQFIHKTPAIDANDPNSGANALEVLQYVDEIEVVNAACSEQENLYALSVAHHLGRKGIGGSDSHSANSLGAAVTVLERRVTTVRDLIDELKAGRYYPGHKLHIGQFQAFTHNNEDRR